In Mucilaginibacter boryungensis, a single window of DNA contains:
- a CDS encoding GIY-YIG nuclease family protein has product MKSFIYIITDRNRNNLHVGLCTDLLKTLEFYSEMPTLFFDSSKHLTRLVYFEEINSEEQAMDRFKYVSTFTRAQKEKMIRSANSDWMDLTKGLKIEQEMYSRAAMRPAVTSARKSLTF; this is encoded by the coding sequence ATGAAGAGCTTTATTTATATCATCACAGACAGAAACCGTAATAATTTACATGTTGGCCTATGTACCGATCTGCTAAAAACCTTAGAGTTTTACAGCGAAATGCCTACCCTGTTTTTTGATAGTTCGAAACATTTAACCCGGCTGGTTTATTTTGAAGAGATAAACAGCGAGGAACAGGCAATGGACCGTTTTAAATATGTAAGTACCTTTACCCGCGCGCAAAAAGAGAAGATGATCCGTTCTGCCAATTCTGACTGGATGGACCTGACCAAAGGTTTAAAAATAGAACAGGAGATGTACAGCAGAGCGGCTATGCGCCCCGCCGTAACATCAGCCCGTAAAAGCCTTACTTTTTAA
- the msrB gene encoding peptide-methionine (R)-S-oxide reductase MsrB, which produces MKKLMLSFTVFCAIAIISCQNTIGQVKPDPKRPKSKPAAEWKKILSPNTYEIMVNSDTEYPFKNAYYDNHQKGVYVSAATGDVLFKSEDKYDSGTGWPSFVKPAAPNMVEIRTDPDGSRSEVIEKSTGLHLGHVFDDGPANRGGKRYCMNSGALKFIKK; this is translated from the coding sequence ATGAAAAAGTTAATGCTATCGTTTACAGTTTTTTGCGCTATCGCAATCATCAGCTGCCAAAATACAATCGGCCAGGTTAAACCTGATCCTAAAAGGCCAAAATCGAAACCTGCGGCCGAATGGAAAAAAATATTAAGCCCGAACACTTACGAGATTATGGTGAACAGCGATACGGAATATCCGTTTAAAAACGCTTATTATGATAATCATCAAAAAGGGGTGTATGTAAGCGCGGCTACTGGCGACGTGCTATTTAAATCGGAAGATAAGTATGATAGTGGCACCGGTTGGCCAAGCTTTGTAAAGCCCGCTGCCCCTAATATGGTAGAAATACGCACCGACCCCGATGGCTCGCGTAGCGAGGTAATCGAAAAAAGCACCGGCTTGCACCTTGGTCATGTGTTTGACGATGGCCCGGCCAATAGGGGTGGCAAGCGCTATTGCATGAATAGCGGCGCACTGAAATTTATTAAAAAGTAA
- a CDS encoding fasciclin domain-containing protein gives MKRTWLIVMLNLVVAIAMAQKPDSVALKLQKNKGVKSATVNGYIMLSSQNIIQNFTNAKNYSVLLNAIKAAGLTETFESKGPITIFAPTNSAFSKMPAGALDTLLLPAHKYDLSSLVTYHAIAGKVSAKDISRNIKEHKGAATYITLAGSKLTATFDAYGNIILTDETGGRCVISQFDVEQSNGMLHVVDSVIVPKIKVI, from the coding sequence ATGAAAAGGACCTGGTTAATTGTGATGTTGAATTTAGTAGTAGCCATAGCCATGGCACAAAAACCCGATAGCGTTGCACTGAAATTGCAGAAGAATAAAGGCGTTAAGAGCGCGACTGTGAATGGTTATATCATGCTATCCAGCCAAAATATTATTCAAAACTTTACCAATGCTAAAAATTACAGCGTTTTGCTTAACGCGATAAAGGCAGCGGGACTAACCGAGACATTTGAAAGCAAAGGCCCTATTACTATTTTTGCCCCAACTAATTCAGCATTTTCCAAAATGCCCGCAGGCGCGCTGGATACCTTATTGCTGCCAGCCCATAAATACGATTTGAGCAGCCTGGTTACTTACCATGCCATTGCAGGTAAAGTAAGTGCAAAAGATATATCGCGCAACATAAAGGAGCATAAAGGTGCGGCTACCTATATTACGTTGGCCGGCAGCAAATTAACAGCTACTTTTGATGCATATGGCAATATTATATTAACTGATGAAACCGGCGGAAGGTGCGTGATCAGTCAGTTTGATGTGGAACAAAGTAATGGTATGCTGCATGTGGTTGATAGTGTAATTGTTCCTAAAATAAAGGTGATATAA
- a CDS encoding DPP IV N-terminal domain-containing protein, whose amino-acid sequence MDNNYYLLRKAKKYIAISICLLAGLFVSQSASAQYFGQNKVRYKKLDFKVYKTPHFEIYYYMKNDSLLKRFAQESELWYTLHQQIFRDTFRKANPIILYANHPDFQQTTAIDGEIDVGTGGITEGLKNRVVMPIMETNQTTRHVIGHELVHAFQYHLLLGNDTTNTDNINNIPLWMIEGMAEYLSIGKKDAYTAMWMRDAYQTKDIPSVKDLTETNKYFPYRYGEAFWSFLGSTYGDTIIVPFFKNTARFGLEYGIRRTFGYDEKTLSALWKNAIVSAYKPYVKDTVNTPVGKKLIDYKTGGDYTVAPSVSPDGNYVTFLSSKELFTIDLFLADAHTGRIITKLTSKVSNTHIDEFNFIESAGTWSPDGKKFAFSIFSKGRNKMLVVEIPSGKVIDEISMGKAEQFSNLSWSPDGDHIVFQGLSEGQGDLYMYSFKDKKVTQLTNDKYSDYQPSFSRDGKKIIFSSDRKTYDQNTTSQAISFNLAELDIATGKVTDINVFNGANNLNPVYSSDGKQVYFLSNRDGFRNLYRYTLADGKVEQMTNLFTGISGITEFSPALSISANNDVLYSYYKAQKYTFYNAKESDFKPVVVQPQETNYDAAMLPPFKAVGVDLLNANLNNYLSYPRIPADSIRQIKYRPQFKLDYLASSGVGVGVSNYGTGLASGIQGVFSDILGRNQIYAGAAVNGEVYDFGGQLTYINQQSRWNFGTSISHIPYQYATYNIVPTTYTYNNQSIPAYEERYDIIRIFQDQVGAFIAYPFSKVNRIEFGAGAAYYSYRVDRYSTYYDANGYTIDFQKHHISRADYESDPANGGVSLQPFTVFNFNTAFVGDNSYFGIAAPLNGFRYRIGGEYNFGTYTYFAPTIDLNKYWRVKPVTFAARLYGYGRFGSANNLYPLYLGYPFLIRGYESQTFYSNNNKTPTNGFTIDQLSGSRIAVSSFEVRLPFTGPEKLAAIKSKFLFSDLNLFFDAGLAWNAGNQIKFQTSPDLIGYQTRLDASNNVVTDPVTNQPIKDPVYNPNQRVPALSAGVSLRVNVFGYFILEPYLAWPINRTDVSKPVFGLGFTPGW is encoded by the coding sequence ATGGATAATAATTACTACCTATTGAGAAAGGCAAAAAAATATATCGCGATAAGCATTTGTTTATTGGCGGGTTTGTTTGTTAGCCAGTCGGCCAGCGCGCAATATTTCGGACAAAACAAGGTGCGCTATAAAAAACTGGATTTTAAAGTGTACAAAACCCCGCACTTCGAGATCTATTACTACATGAAGAACGATAGCCTGCTAAAGCGTTTTGCGCAGGAAAGCGAGCTATGGTATACACTGCACCAGCAAATATTCCGGGATACCTTCCGGAAGGCTAACCCAATTATCCTTTACGCTAACCATCCCGATTTTCAACAAACTACCGCTATTGATGGCGAAATTGATGTAGGTACCGGCGGTATAACCGAAGGCCTGAAAAACCGTGTGGTGATGCCGATAATGGAAACCAACCAAACTACCCGCCACGTAATAGGGCACGAATTGGTGCACGCTTTCCAATACCATTTGCTATTGGGTAACGATACCACCAATACGGATAACATCAACAATATCCCGCTGTGGATGATTGAGGGTATGGCCGAATACCTGTCCATTGGTAAAAAGGATGCTTATACAGCTATGTGGATGCGCGATGCTTATCAAACCAAAGATATCCCATCGGTAAAGGATTTAACAGAGACAAATAAATACTTTCCATATCGTTATGGCGAGGCGTTCTGGTCGTTCCTGGGGTCTACTTACGGTGATACTATTATAGTGCCGTTCTTTAAAAATACAGCCCGTTTTGGCCTGGAATACGGTATCCGCAGGACATTTGGATATGATGAGAAAACGCTGTCGGCCTTATGGAAAAATGCGATAGTAAGTGCTTATAAGCCTTATGTAAAAGATACCGTGAATACCCCGGTGGGTAAGAAACTGATAGATTATAAAACCGGCGGCGATTATACAGTGGCCCCATCGGTTAGTCCTGATGGTAATTACGTCACGTTCCTTTCCAGTAAGGAATTGTTTACGATAGACCTCTTCCTGGCCGATGCGCATACAGGGCGGATAATAACGAAACTCACCAGCAAGGTTAGCAATACGCATATTGATGAGTTTAACTTTATAGAATCGGCAGGTACATGGTCGCCCGATGGTAAGAAGTTTGCCTTCAGTATTTTTAGCAAGGGCCGTAACAAAATGCTGGTGGTAGAGATACCGAGCGGCAAGGTGATCGATGAAATTTCTATGGGTAAAGCCGAGCAGTTCAGTAACCTGTCGTGGAGCCCTGATGGCGACCATATCGTATTTCAGGGTTTATCTGAAGGCCAGGGCGACTTATATATGTACAGCTTTAAAGATAAAAAGGTTACCCAGCTAACCAACGATAAATACTCAGATTACCAGCCAAGTTTTTCAAGGGATGGTAAAAAGATCATCTTTAGCAGCGACCGCAAAACTTACGATCAGAACACCACCTCGCAGGCCATATCCTTTAACCTGGCCGAACTGGATATAGCTACCGGTAAAGTAACTGATATCAATGTATTTAACGGTGCCAATAACCTTAACCCGGTCTATTCGTCGGATGGCAAGCAGGTTTATTTCCTGAGTAACCGCGATGGTTTCCGCAACCTGTACCGTTATACCCTGGCCGATGGTAAGGTTGAGCAAATGACTAACCTGTTTACGGGTATCAGCGGTATCACCGAGTTCTCGCCCGCGCTGAGCATTTCTGCCAATAACGATGTATTGTACTCTTATTATAAAGCACAGAAATATACCTTCTACAATGCTAAGGAGAGTGATTTTAAACCGGTAGTTGTGCAACCGCAGGAAACCAATTATGATGCTGCTATGCTGCCGCCATTTAAAGCAGTGGGTGTAGATTTGCTGAACGCTAACCTGAACAATTATTTATCCTATCCGCGTATCCCTGCCGATTCTATCCGCCAGATAAAATACCGTCCGCAATTTAAGCTGGATTACTTGGCCAGCAGCGGTGTTGGTGTAGGCGTAAGTAACTATGGTACAGGTTTGGCCAGCGGTATCCAGGGTGTGTTCAGCGATATTTTGGGGCGTAACCAAATTTATGCCGGCGCCGCTGTAAATGGCGAGGTTTATGATTTTGGCGGTCAGCTTACTTACATTAACCAGCAAAGCCGCTGGAATTTTGGTACCAGCATATCGCATATTCCGTATCAATACGCTACTTATAATATAGTGCCTACTACTTATACCTATAATAATCAAAGTATCCCCGCCTACGAGGAAAGGTACGATATTATAAGGATATTCCAGGACCAGGTAGGGGCGTTTATAGCCTATCCTTTTTCTAAAGTTAACCGTATTGAATTTGGTGCCGGCGCGGCTTATTATTCATACCGCGTAGATCGATACAGCACCTATTATGATGCTAACGGCTATACCATCGATTTTCAAAAACACCACATTTCCCGTGCCGATTACGAATCCGACCCTGCCAATGGAGGCGTTAGCCTGCAACCCTTCACCGTGTTTAACTTTAATACCGCTTTTGTAGGCGATAACTCGTATTTCGGTATCGCAGCACCATTAAATGGTTTCAGGTACCGTATAGGCGGCGAATACAACTTTGGTACTTATACTTATTTTGCCCCAACTATAGATCTGAATAAATACTGGCGCGTTAAGCCGGTAACATTTGCAGCCAGGCTATATGGCTATGGCCGTTTTGGGTCGGCAAATAACTTGTACCCGTTATACCTGGGTTACCCTTTCCTTATCCGTGGTTACGAATCGCAAACGTTTTATAGTAATAATAACAAAACCCCAACTAACGGCTTCACTATCGATCAGCTATCGGGCAGCCGTATAGCAGTAAGCAGTTTTGAGGTTAGGCTGCCGTTTACCGGCCCGGAGAAACTGGCGGCTATTAAGTCAAAATTCCTGTTTTCAGATCTGAACCTGTTTTTTGATGCAGGTTTAGCCTGGAATGCCGGTAACCAGATAAAATTTCAAACTAGTCCCGATCTGATCGGGTATCAAACCCGGTTAGATGCCAGCAATAACGTAGTTACCGATCCGGTAACCAACCAACCAATTAAAGACCCGGTTTACAATCCTAACCAACGTGTACCGGCCTTAAGCGCTGGTGTATCCTTAAGGGTAAATGTATTTGGCTACTTTATATTAGAACCTTACCTGGCCTGGCCAATTAACCGTACTGATGTGAGCAAGCCGGTATTTGGCTTGGGCTTTACACCGGGCTGGTAA